A portion of the Bactrocera neohumeralis isolate Rockhampton chromosome 2, APGP_CSIRO_Bneo_wtdbg2-racon-allhic-juicebox.fasta_v2, whole genome shotgun sequence genome contains these proteins:
- the LOC126751453 gene encoding protein dj-1beta, producing MFVALRRSLFNNRELNKICTQFANKKSTATKTKFGVLSSKTHWNLSYSTTCNMSKTALVILAPGSEEMEFVIAADVLRRAGVKVTVAGLAGVDAVQCSRDVCIVPDTSLDIAKGGLYDAIVLPGGLGGAKAMSESAELGALLKEQEAAGRIVAAICAAPTALLAHGIGTGKNLTSYPSVKDKLVETYKYVDDQKVVQDGNLITSRGPGTAFDFGLKLAEVLAGADKAKEVAKGMLLA from the exons atgtttgtcgCCTTGAGAAGGTCATTATTTAATAATCGCgaactaaacaaaatttgtacacagtttgcaaacaaaaaaagtacagcaacaaaaactaaattcggTGTACTTTCGAGTAAAACTCATTGGAATCTCAGCTACAGCACTACTTGCAACATGTCTAAAACAGCATTGGTTATATTAGCACCCGGCTCCGAAGAGATGGAATTCGTTATAGCCGCAGATGTTTTGCGACGCGCCGGG GTTAAGGTCACCGTTGCCGGCTTGGCTGGTGTTGATGCAGTGCAATGCTCACGCGATGTATGCATTGTACCAGACACATCGCTTGATATAGCTAAGGGCGGCCTTTACGATGCTATTGTTTTACCCGGTGGTCTTGGTGGCGCTAAGGCAATGTCTGAAAGTGCCGAACTTGGTGCACTGCTCAAGGAGCAAGAAGCGGCAGGACGCATTGTGGCGGCGATATGTGCGGCACCAACAGCACTCTTAGCACATGGCATTGGCACTGGCAAAAATTTGACTTCATATCCGTCGGTTAAGGACAAATTGGTAgaaacatacaa ATACGTTGACGATCAAAAAGTTGTGCAAGATGGTAATTTAATTACGAGCCGTGGTCCTGGTACAGCTTTTGATTTCGGTTTAAAACTGGCTGAGGTATTGGCTGGCGCTGATAAAGCCAAAGAAGTAGCCAAAGGTATGCTCTTGGCGTAA